A window from bacterium encodes these proteins:
- a CDS encoding GerMN domain-containing protein codes for MNRRRALLLTAALVAVGIAGLGIVWLKTEPSPAAATDPGDTEPVQSSAGSQAAVYFPATSGMLEPELRTMPAELQPTARRRWLAEQLVEGPTTEGLRPALPNGTQVASVFTAPDGTIYVDFKISETVGMGSTEEMLALYSIVNTLLLDDEAARWAVILINGRQRDTIAGHVDTSSPLAARPDLIREAG; via the coding sequence ATGAACCGCCGAAGAGCCTTGTTGCTGACGGCCGCCCTGGTCGCGGTCGGGATCGCGGGTCTCGGAATCGTCTGGTTGAAAACCGAGCCCTCACCGGCAGCCGCTACCGACCCCGGTGACACGGAACCCGTCCAATCATCGGCGGGCTCACAGGCCGCGGTCTACTTTCCGGCGACAAGTGGAATGCTCGAGCCCGAGCTGCGAACGATGCCGGCTGAGCTGCAGCCGACAGCCAGAAGACGCTGGCTCGCCGAGCAGCTGGTGGAGGGCCCGACGACCGAGGGTTTACGGCCTGCCTTGCCCAACGGTACGCAGGTCGCAAGCGTCTTTACGGCACCGGACGGCACGATCTACGTCGATTTCAAGATATCCGAAACGGTCGGCATGGGCTCGACCGAGGAAATGCTCGCGCTCTACAGCATCGTCAACACACTGCTCCTGGACGACGAGGCGGCGCGCTGGGCGGTGATCCTGATCAACGGCCGACAGCGCGACACCATCGCCGGCCACGTCGACACTTCGAGCCCGCTGGCCGCGCGGCCGGACCTCATCCGCGAGGCGGGATGA
- a CDS encoding glutamate racemase produces the protein MNQIGVFDSGVGGLTVVRALKRRLPNESILFLGDTARLPYGIKSRKTIARYTQRNVEFLERRGVKAVVVACNTASALGLSEVSPNVPLWGVVEPGAARAARVSKRCVGVLGTESTVLSEAYQQAILEHRPELEVVSQACPLFVPLVEEGWLEDPVTRQVARRYLQPLIEHGVDTVVLGCTHYPLLKPVLRELFDDAVELVDSAEVVAAEIADALAQADDSEAQPRPRDRFLVTDAADRFERLAHRILAGDWGTLELTDL, from the coding sequence ATGAATCAAATCGGAGTGTTCGACTCTGGCGTTGGCGGTCTTACCGTCGTCAGGGCCCTCAAACGCCGGCTCCCGAACGAGTCGATTCTCTTTCTCGGCGATACCGCGCGCCTCCCCTACGGAATCAAGTCGCGAAAGACGATTGCTCGCTACACCCAGCGCAATGTCGAGTTTCTCGAGCGCCGCGGCGTCAAGGCCGTGGTGGTCGCCTGCAACACGGCGTCGGCGCTGGGTCTGTCCGAGGTCTCACCCAACGTGCCGCTGTGGGGCGTCGTCGAGCCGGGAGCCGCACGGGCCGCCCGGGTCTCGAAACGGTGCGTGGGCGTGCTCGGCACCGAATCGACGGTTCTTTCCGAGGCCTATCAGCAGGCGATACTCGAACACCGGCCCGAGCTCGAGGTGGTGAGCCAGGCCTGTCCATTGTTCGTGCCCCTGGTGGAAGAGGGCTGGCTCGAGGATCCCGTGACTCGCCAGGTCGCCCGACGCTACCTTCAGCCGCTGATCGAGCACGGTGTCGACACGGTGGTTCTCGGATGCACGCACTACCCCCTGCTCAAGCCGGTGCTTCGCGAGCTGTTCGACGACGCCGTCGAGCTGGTCGACTCGGCCGAGGTTGTCGCCGCTGAAATCGCAGACGCTCTGGCGCAGGCGGACGACTCGGAGGCTCAGCCCCGCCCGCGCGATCGATTCCTCGTAACCGACGCAGCCGACCGCTTCGAGCGGCTGGCCCATCGCATCCTCGCCGGTGATTGGGGCACCCTCGAGCTTACGGATCTCTGA
- a CDS encoding PIN domain-containing protein — MRGTTGLILQELLQGFLGPKARDAIVDRFGALPFLVPNREDHIEAAALRNRCRRRSVQLGTIDALVSQLALRHSLTVLTTDRDFERIAKREPLEVWRG; from the coding sequence GTGCGGGGCACGACGGGTCTCATCCTTCAGGAGCTCCTACAGGGCTTCTTGGGGCCCAAGGCTCGTGACGCCATCGTGGATCGTTTCGGAGCGTTGCCCTTCCTGGTTCCGAACCGAGAGGATCACATCGAAGCTGCGGCGCTTCGCAATCGTTGCCGCCGGCGAAGTGTTCAGCTCGGAACGATCGATGCCCTCGTCTCCCAGCTCGCTCTTCGTCACTCGCTGACTGTGCTCACGACCGACCGCGATTTCGAACGGATCGCAAAGCGAGAGCCGCTGGAAGTCTGGCGGGGCTAG
- a CDS encoding N-acetylmuramoyl-L-alanine amidase, translated as MRRTRRLPSGILYAVVPTRLRALTGLLILLAIPPLEAANPAAEDRSFEVLETGLAVVELGTQSRPLPYSHTLAGPMFALQPLVGLLGGELDIGPMQQKHELRMGEAAFLFGPGAVTMTENEEIELLSQAPVAGDRGLHVPLDLLQTLYGNLLGYDFDWQPTDHLLRIERQPLRELPVTVDVVRLRGVTTLVFEFPERPRYHLKKSAREIEIELIGDRLEETSQTLASTGELVRDIQLTSESIRIELTRQATTQDYILENPFRIVFDVLRDRSGGSTLVRTQRPPVQAQRQGVRTVIIDPGHGGSDPGAHGAGGAVEKELTLALARQLETRLEQALNVRVVLTRSSDIDISLDSRSALANQYKGDLFISLHINASPNSSARGAETYFSSFEASDAEAGRTASVENASVRDPLYDLQLMLWDLAQSRYLGQSQTLGGLMQAELNDALGLRNRGVKQAPFRVLLGAAMPAVLVELGFLSNPKEEQRLQDSEYRGQLTDSLVRAVSRYKAQVEGSSAEQLEFSSR; from the coding sequence TTGCGGCGGACTCGCCGACTCCCGAGTGGTATCCTCTACGCCGTCGTGCCGACCCGCCTGCGAGCCCTCACCGGCCTCCTCATCTTACTCGCCATTCCGCCCCTTGAAGCAGCCAATCCGGCTGCCGAGGACCGCTCGTTCGAAGTTCTCGAGACCGGCCTGGCGGTCGTCGAGCTGGGCACGCAGAGCCGGCCGCTCCCCTACTCTCACACCCTGGCCGGGCCGATGTTTGCCCTCCAGCCGCTGGTGGGCCTCCTCGGCGGCGAGCTCGACATCGGGCCGATGCAGCAGAAGCACGAGCTGCGGATGGGCGAAGCCGCTTTCCTCTTTGGTCCCGGCGCGGTGACCATGACCGAGAACGAAGAGATCGAGCTACTTTCCCAAGCGCCAGTTGCCGGCGACCGTGGCCTGCACGTGCCGTTGGATCTCCTGCAAACGCTCTACGGCAACCTCCTGGGATACGACTTCGACTGGCAGCCGACCGACCACCTGCTGAGGATCGAGCGGCAGCCGTTGCGCGAGCTTCCGGTGACCGTGGACGTGGTGAGGCTACGCGGCGTCACGACCCTGGTCTTCGAGTTCCCGGAGCGCCCACGCTACCACCTCAAGAAAAGCGCCCGCGAAATCGAGATCGAGCTGATCGGCGACCGGCTCGAGGAGACCTCGCAGACGCTTGCGTCGACCGGCGAGCTCGTTCGCGACATCCAGTTGACATCGGAGTCGATCCGAATCGAGCTCACCCGGCAGGCAACGACTCAGGACTACATTCTCGAGAATCCGTTCCGGATCGTTTTCGACGTTTTGCGCGACCGGTCCGGCGGTTCGACCCTCGTGCGAACCCAGCGTCCGCCGGTCCAGGCACAACGCCAAGGCGTCCGGACCGTGATCATCGACCCGGGGCACGGCGGTAGCGATCCGGGCGCCCATGGCGCGGGCGGCGCGGTCGAGAAAGAGCTGACCCTCGCGCTGGCCCGGCAGCTCGAGACCCGCCTGGAGCAAGCCTTAAACGTCCGGGTTGTGTTGACCCGATCCAGCGACATCGACATTTCGCTCGATTCGCGCTCGGCGCTCGCCAACCAATACAAGGGCGATCTGTTCATCTCGCTCCACATCAATGCCTCCCCGAACTCGTCGGCACGCGGCGCCGAGACGTATTTCTCGAGTTTCGAAGCCAGCGACGCGGAGGCCGGGCGTACGGCCTCGGTCGAGAACGCGAGCGTCCGCGACCCGCTCTACGACCTCCAACTCATGCTCTGGGACCTGGCTCAGAGCCGCTACCTGGGCCAGAGTCAGACCCTGGGCGGACTCATGCAGGCCGAGCTCAACGACGCCCTGGGCCTGCGCAACCGTGGAGTCAAGCAGGCCCCGTTCCGAGTGCTTCTGGGCGCCGCGATGCCCGCGGTGCTCGTAGAACTGGGATTCCTGAGCAACCCGAAAGAGGAGCAGAGGCTTCAAGACTCCGAGTATCGCGGCCAGCTGACCGACTCCCTGGTGCGCGCGGTCTCGCGCTATAAGGCACAGGTCGAGGGGTCTTCGGCTGAGCAGCTCGAGTTTTCCAGCCGATGA
- the rph gene encoding ribonuclease PH, producing MNKNHPTARALGRSAAELRPVKITLDAMKFADGSALIETGDTQVLVAATLENRVPPFLEGSGSGWITAEYAMLPRATSRRSAREVKRGRQSGRSAEIQRLIGRSLRAAFDLRAMPETTLILDCDVLQADGGTRTASITGAFVAAVRALGEAFLRGDLKRWPVLDNVAATSVGIFGGELLLDLDASEDQQAEVDMNVVGTGAGALVEVQGTGERGTFSRAQFDSLLDLAVVGIQTLVERQQSALAPVLEQVAALERKGPRREAAPKDEKELWGRP from the coding sequence CTGAACAAGAACCATCCTACGGCGCGCGCCCTCGGGCGCTCAGCAGCCGAGCTGCGGCCCGTCAAGATCACACTCGACGCAATGAAGTTCGCCGACGGCTCGGCCCTGATCGAAACCGGTGACACCCAAGTACTGGTCGCGGCGACTCTGGAGAATCGCGTACCGCCGTTCCTCGAGGGCAGCGGCAGCGGCTGGATTACCGCCGAATACGCCATGTTGCCGCGCGCGACGAGCCGGCGCTCGGCGCGCGAGGTCAAGCGCGGCCGGCAGTCGGGCCGGAGCGCCGAGATCCAGCGCTTGATCGGCCGGAGCCTTCGAGCCGCGTTCGATCTTCGCGCGATGCCCGAGACGACCCTGATTCTCGATTGCGACGTCCTGCAGGCCGATGGCGGAACTCGGACCGCGTCCATTACCGGCGCCTTCGTGGCCGCGGTCCGCGCTCTCGGCGAGGCGTTCCTGCGAGGCGACCTCAAACGCTGGCCGGTTCTCGACAACGTGGCGGCCACCTCGGTCGGGATCTTCGGCGGCGAGCTGCTTCTCGACCTCGACGCCAGCGAGGATCAGCAGGCCGAGGTCGACATGAACGTGGTCGGCACCGGCGCCGGCGCTCTGGTCGAAGTCCAGGGCACCGGCGAGCGCGGCACCTTCAGCCGAGCGCAGTTCGACAGCCTGTTGGATCTAGCGGTCGTCGGGATTCAGACCTTGGTCGAGCGGCAACAGAGCGCCCTGGCGCCGGTTCTCGAGCAGGTGGCAGCGCTCGAGCGCAAGGGGCCCCGACGCGAAGCCGCGCCCAAAGACGAAAAAGAGCTCTGGGGCAGACCCTAA
- a CDS encoding DUF1573 domain-containing protein, which yields MSRELLPAQLVVSIGLLLAVTASSASAAAKAVVREPIVDVGTVAKGEQIEHSFELRNEGDAVLTVREVKPACGCTIAKYDKSIAAGATGKIAAVVKTENFTGPIAKSVTVFTSDSSNPRINLVIKAVIQPQVEVQPGYARFIVVEGSGTESSTQTLWTAQGPDLEIRSVRSPYPFVKAGYRRLDTGEAETGSRWEVSLSLDRNGAPVGPLADFIEVETNHPKQRVIKIPVSGFVRPEVSVTPRVAELGSRRLETPFTTTLEVRNQTNTTISLSGATADVAGIDAEIEEVEAGKVYKVVLTLQPEMAKGPFKGKVQITTSSKRRPLLEVDLSGTVL from the coding sequence GTGAGTAGAGAACTCTTGCCGGCACAATTGGTGGTTTCGATCGGCCTGCTTCTGGCAGTGACCGCTTCGAGCGCTTCGGCGGCGGCCAAAGCCGTGGTTCGGGAACCGATCGTTGACGTCGGGACCGTTGCCAAGGGAGAGCAGATCGAACACAGCTTCGAGCTGCGCAATGAAGGCGACGCCGTCCTGACGGTGCGCGAGGTCAAACCCGCCTGCGGTTGCACGATCGCGAAGTACGACAAGTCCATCGCTGCCGGGGCTACCGGGAAGATCGCCGCCGTCGTCAAGACCGAGAACTTCACCGGACCGATTGCCAAGTCGGTAACCGTCTTTACCAGCGACAGCTCCAACCCGAGGATCAACCTGGTCATCAAGGCGGTCATTCAGCCGCAGGTGGAGGTTCAGCCGGGCTACGCCCGCTTCATCGTGGTCGAGGGCTCGGGAACCGAATCGAGCACCCAGACGCTCTGGACCGCCCAGGGTCCGGACCTGGAGATTCGGAGCGTGCGCTCCCCGTATCCGTTCGTGAAGGCGGGCTACCGGCGACTCGATACCGGCGAGGCCGAGACCGGTTCGCGTTGGGAGGTGAGCCTATCGCTGGACCGCAATGGCGCGCCTGTCGGCCCGCTCGCGGATTTCATCGAAGTCGAGACCAATCATCCGAAGCAACGGGTGATCAAGATTCCGGTCTCGGGCTTTGTCCGGCCCGAAGTCAGCGTGACACCCCGCGTAGCCGAGCTGGGGAGTCGCCGGCTCGAGACGCCGTTCACGACGACCCTCGAGGTTCGGAACCAGACCAACACCACGATCTCACTTTCGGGCGCGACCGCGGACGTGGCCGGCATCGACGCCGAGATCGAAGAAGTGGAGGCGGGCAAGGTCTACAAGGTGGTCCTGACCCTGCAACCGGAAATGGCCAAGGGGCCCTTCAAGGGCAAGGTCCAGATCACTACCTCCAGCAAGCGGCGCCCGCTTCTCGAGGTCGACCTCAGCGGCACGGTTCTTTAG
- a CDS encoding VOC family protein gives MEIREFRPTLKAKDFDRTCQFYSEVLGLPRLASRDTPEGRSAVYQAGSAQIEVTGLARGKGKDSSAGYHAPEAPMVLTLVVASAEDIYKELIFRDRNIPGGLRKDSAGNTIFGTHDPDGVRILFVEE, from the coding sequence ATGGAAATTCGCGAATTCAGGCCTACCCTCAAGGCCAAGGACTTCGATCGCACGTGTCAGTTCTACAGCGAGGTTCTGGGGCTTCCCCGCTTGGCCAGCCGTGATACGCCCGAAGGCCGCTCCGCGGTCTACCAGGCGGGCTCGGCGCAGATCGAGGTGACCGGTCTGGCTCGCGGAAAGGGCAAGGACTCGAGCGCGGGCTACCACGCGCCCGAAGCGCCGATGGTTCTTACCCTGGTCGTGGCCTCTGCCGAGGATATCTACAAGGAGCTGATTTTTCGCGATCGCAACATTCCAGGCGGCCTGCGTAAGGACTCCGCTGGCAACACCATCTTCGGCACCCACGATCCCGACGGTGTTCGGATTCTCTTCGTGGAGGAGTAG
- a CDS encoding DUF1326 domain-containing protein, which translates to MSRPLAVLAVMALTLTAGCNPQLPADEGLPHNTAWSIKADYTDACSCRPTCPCLFGSPATLGHCEGVTLVEIESGHYGDVRLDGVKVLAVYRGGNWIKFYVSEEADEAQTEAAVELLPTFEQFFASDNVLEVKNVSISVERTTERMNFSTPNTTAEIEVMKGKNGKPIKIQNLPSPDFPAPPYLDHTQYRTVILRHEAEDKQFEYSGTNGFTARIEAVAADAE; encoded by the coding sequence ATGAGTCGACCGCTCGCAGTATTGGCCGTTATGGCACTGACTCTTACTGCAGGCTGTAACCCACAGCTTCCCGCCGACGAGGGGCTGCCCCATAATACGGCGTGGTCGATCAAAGCAGACTACACCGACGCCTGTAGCTGTCGGCCGACATGCCCCTGTCTCTTCGGGTCGCCTGCGACACTCGGGCACTGCGAGGGCGTCACTCTCGTCGAGATCGAGAGCGGCCACTACGGGGACGTCCGGCTGGACGGGGTCAAGGTGCTCGCCGTGTACCGCGGCGGCAACTGGATCAAGTTCTACGTCTCCGAGGAGGCAGACGAAGCACAAACCGAGGCGGCCGTGGAGCTGCTACCAACGTTCGAACAATTCTTCGCCAGCGACAACGTGCTGGAAGTCAAGAATGTGTCCATCTCAGTAGAGCGGACTACGGAACGGATGAATTTTTCGACGCCAAACACCACGGCCGAAATCGAGGTCATGAAGGGCAAGAACGGCAAGCCGATCAAGATCCAGAATCTCCCCTCGCCCGACTTCCCGGCCCCCCCCTACCTCGATCACACACAGTACCGAACCGTCATCCTGAGGCACGAGGCCGAGGACAAGCAGTTCGAGTACTCGGGGACCAACGGCTTCACGGCCAGGATCGAGGCGGTCGCCGCTGACGCCGAATGA
- a CDS encoding recombinase family protein, with translation MPRALIYTRVSSEQQVKNFSLDTQMKRCRHYCETRGIAVAGTFVEEGESARTTERTELKKLLAYCREKKGRIDFVVVYAINRFARDAQQHLALRICLHHGARNEGVVARTGFEPVLPA, from the coding sequence ATGCCCCGCGCGCTCATTTACACCCGCGTCTCCTCCGAGCAGCAGGTCAAGAACTTCAGTCTGGACACCCAGATGAAGCGTTGCCGCCACTACTGCGAGACCAGGGGCATCGCGGTCGCGGGGACCTTCGTCGAGGAGGGGGAGAGCGCACGCACCACAGAGCGGACCGAGCTGAAGAAGTTGTTGGCTTACTGCCGTGAGAAGAAGGGCAGGATCGATTTCGTGGTCGTCTATGCGATCAACAGATTCGCCAGGGACGCCCAGCAGCACCTGGCGCTGAGAATCTGCCTGCATCACGGGGCGAGAAACGAAGGAGTGGTAGCGCGTACGGGATTCGAACCCGTGTTACCGGCGTGA